The following DNA comes from Arthrobacter sp. Marseille-P9274.
AGACCGGTTTGAGCGCCTTGACGATTCCGTCGCGGTGCTGCCGGCCGGCCTGGTGGAAGCTGTTGCGGATCAGGTGCGCGATGCAGTGCTGCATCACCTTTCCATCGCGGAGGGGCGTGATTGTCTCCGGCAGTCCTTTGAGCCCGTCGCAGACGGCGATGAGCACGTCTTCCACGCCCCCGGTTCTTCAGCTC
Coding sequences within:
- a CDS encoding transposase gives rise to the protein MEDVLIAVCDGLKGLPETITPLRDGKVMQHCIAHLIRNSFHQAGRQHRDGIVKALKPVYTAPNERASHQRNLPAPDPVYRAVLPF